A window from Hemicordylus capensis ecotype Gifberg chromosome 2, rHemCap1.1.pri, whole genome shotgun sequence encodes these proteins:
- the MAP2K6 gene encoding dual specificity mitogen-activated protein kinase kinase 6 isoform X3, translating into MMRHMPSGQIMAVKRIRATVNSQEQKRLLMDLDVSMRTVDCPFTVTFYGALFREGDVWICMELMDTSLDKFYKQVIDKGLTIPEDILGKIAVSIVKALEHLHSKLSVIHRDVKPSNVLINTLGQVKMCDFGISGYLVDSVAKTMDAGCKPYMAPERINPELNQKGYSVKSDIWSLGITMIELAILRFPYDSWGTPFQQLKQVVEEPSPQLPADKFSAEFVDFTSQCLKKNSKERPTYPELMQHPFFTLHESKETDVASFVKLILGN; encoded by the exons ATGATGCGGCACATGCCCAGTGGGCAGATCATGGCAGTGAAG CGAATCCGGGCAACAGTGAACAGTCAGGAGCAGAAGAGACTGCTGATGGACCTAGACGTTTCTATGAGGACAGTAGACTGTCCCTTCACTGTCACTTTCTATGGTGCACTGTTCCGAGAG GGAGATGTGTGGATCTGTATGGAACTGATGGATACTTCACTGGACAAGTTCTACAAGCAAGTCATAGACAAAGGCTTAACGATTCCTGAAGACATTCTAGGAAAAATAGCTGTCTCA ATTGTAAAAGCGTTAGAACATCTACACAGTAAGCTTTCTGTAATTCACCGAG ATGTCAAGCCCTCCAATGTATTGATCAATACACTAGGACAGGTTAAAATGTGTGATTTTGGAATTAGTGGTTACCTCGTTGACTCTGTGGCCAAGACAATGGATGCTGGCTGCAAACCTTACATGGCA CCTGAAAGAATCAACCCAGAACTAAACCAAAAGGGATATAGTGTCAAATCTGACATCTGGAGTCTGGGAATCACAATG ATTGAGCTGGCAATCTTGAGGTTTCCATATGATTCTTGGGGGACGCCATTCCAGCAGCTCAAACAGGTGGTGGAAGAGCCGTCGCCACAACTCCCAGCGGACAAGTTCTCAGCAGAGTTTGTTGATTTTACCTCACAGTG CTTGAAGAAGAATTCCAAAGAAAGGCCAACGTACCCTGagctaatg